The Argentina anserina chromosome 5, drPotAnse1.1, whole genome shotgun sequence genome includes the window taacttaaataacttGGTGTTCAATATTCgaaataatacaaatataatgagagatTTAAGAATCAACAAGAGAGAAGGAGGGTCGGCGACTCGGCGGGAGGTCAAAAATATGTCGAAATAAGTCATTTGACTCGACGAAGGTAGGTCTAGcccttcatttaaaaaataataaaaaacataaaaaaaacctttattttttggaaactcgcGTTTTTACCGCATTTTCAATTcggaaactcgcgtttccaaaacacatttttctggaaacacgTTTCCGGGCGTTTCCGAGCATTTCCGGGCGTTTCCGAGCGTTTCCGGACGTTTCCGTCGTGTTTCTGAAGTGATTCCACTTCGGAAGCGGGAAACGTGGGTGTAGGTACGTTTTCGTGCTTGCTAACATGTTTCCAATTATCGGAAGGTCTAGAAGACTAGAACCACACAAAAATCGAGTATACCACAGTTTAGAGCCATTTTACTATCAAAATGGAAAATGTAGACCATAAAAGTGGGGGACAGATAAAGGAGGATTTCATTTAATATTACACCGAGGACGGCGATGAGGACCTGTAAGAGCTGAAGTAATCCTTTCAAAGCATATAGCATGCACCACAGGTCCACAATTGAGAGCATAAAGATTTAAAGACTTTCAAAACCTGTTTTAATCTATAATTAGCAGAAGTGGGTGCCCGTGTCATCAAGTGCTGCTATTGATAATGCAGCAGTTGTTGTCAGCTTTTAGATTTCAGAATTTCAGGCAGAGAGAACGAAATAGAAGAGTGGCATACACAGGTGTCAGCCAAAAACGCTTCCCATGCAGTTGCACGCTTTCGCGCTAACATGCACCTTGCTGAAGATAACCATGCCCTCTATCTTCACGTGTGCCTCACCACCCTTTGCCATATTAGATATGCTTGCCCCGACACCCTACACCCACCAAGCTCATCGAACCAGAAAACTTTCTCTGATAATGGCTGAAATCCATAAAACCCAACACAACCTTCCTCACCAAGTGGCTAAGGCTTCCACTGCGTTAGCCCTAGGTGGGTCTCTCTCAGTCCTCTCGGGGCTAACTCTCACTGCAGTCATCATTGGTTTGACAGCAGTGACACCACTGCTGGTGATCTTCAGCCCAGTTTTGGTCGCAGCTACTATTGGGATCCTTCTGCTGGCTGCCAGCCTTTTGTCGTCAGGCGGGCTTGGGGTGATGGCAGCGTTTGTGTTTTACTGGCTGCACAGTTACTTGGCCGGAAAGCACCCAGTTGGTGCTGATATGCTTGATCAGGTGGTTGCAAAGTTGGCGAGCGGGGCTAGGGGCATCAAGGACCGAGCAAGCCAAACTGGTCAGCACCTCATAAAGAGTTCAGAGCATGACGGTTAAGGACTCTTAAGGTCCTCCACTAATGACCTCGGTATCACTCTGGAGATGACAATAGTAGTCTGATGTACTATGTACCAGCACAATCATGTAATAGACTAGTAGTAAACTAATTTCCAATCTATGTACGCTGTTTATCATTGCACAATACACACGTACTACAGTACCCTAGTATAAAACCAATTCATTTCACACTAACACCTAGTCGGGGAGTTGATCTGGAATGACGTGCTAGAGGCTTGAAAACTTGCGACTGTCATATAGGGACTTGTATCAACATCCTTTTAGATTGTGACGCTCTAGgcttgaaatttgaaaaccaTAAGAGCTAGGGGCTTGAAAATAAAGTTGCTTGAAAACCAATTTTTTAAAAACGAAGATGATTGTTCtttcagacaaaaaaaaaagaaaaaagatgatTGTTCTTGTTTGcaatagaaatagaaaatCTTCAAGTAATGAATATTAGGACTTGTTGCCACTAACAGTACTGAATACGAGGACTTGTATCAACATCCTTTTAGATTGTGGTGAATTAAAGCAgaaatttatcaaaataatTGTTTGGGTTGTCAGGTCTAACTTCTGGTTTGGTGATAGTGAACATGTAGCTGATAAACAGCATAAGCAGGTGATTGAGAATCTTGCGATAACACTTCATGCTATATATCCGCCAAAACACTATTGCTTGTGCATTGGTTTCAACATTCCTATCCCTCCATCAAACACACATTGCTTTCGACCAGGAAAAATTTAACTTAACATTCAGCTTAGCAAAACAAGGTTACTCACTGATCAATGCCATATGGTTACAGTGATTCAGGATTGTTTACCATGGACTAAATCCAGGCAGCTTATGATAAAAGATGAAGCTAGCAAACATTAACTAGGATAAGATAttgctcagtttgaaataccTACATCGAACCTTCGACCATTTTGAGCCTCCAACTTAAGAAAATCCACCTGATTTCTTCGAAATGGCAATGACGTTGAAGTTGAGGGACTCGGGATTTTTCTGGATCACGCCCTGTATGACTTTAGCTGCATCCTGTTGATCATGAAATGGATATTACATATTCAGACGGGTCAATCACAAAGTATACCAACGAAAATATACTATAATGAAGAGCTGAGACTGAGCATAAAGACTTCTCATGAAACTATAAATTTAGGTTATACAATTTCAAGAAATGGGTATGTCTAAGAGAAATCCACAAGAAATCCAGAAAAATTTATTCTCTCTAAACTTTAGCATGATAACAAATCAGTTCTCAAACTAAGTAGATATTAGGTACAATAAGTTTGAGAAGGAtaaaacagaaagaaaattCATTAGACTTGAAGTTAGAAATGATCTTACAGTTAATTTCTATAGCTTCATTTTAACAATCAGACATTGACTTTTCATCTATCTACTCCTTGCTGTTTCCGTAATCTCTATATAGGTTTGCTGTTTTGGCACTATGTGTTTTATCCATTCCTCTTATTAATCAATCAAAGTGCAAAATAACTTTTCAAATACCTGCAATAGAGTGTTTGGTGAAGATGGACCATGAGAGATTGGCCCTGACTTCCTCCCATCAAGCTCATATAGTTCCCCTAGATGtccaaaaatttcatttgtcAAGATAGAGCGGAAAAAACAAGGAaaataaagagagagagagagagagagatgtatACCATCCACACATGCATAGCAGATAAAGTGAGTGTCAACATCATCTGAAGCCTGAAAGAACAATAGCCGCATGGTATGAAGAGTAGAAGCAATCAATACccagaagagagaaaaaaaaagatttgcTACTTCGCATAATACTTTTGCTACTTAAGATTACATCACCTCTGTGTCACCAGCAGTAGCTGCTACTGAATGGGCAACTTCCATTTCATTGTCATTTTCAAGAAATGCTGCACGCTGTATAAGCAGGAGAACTAGATTATATAGGTATCGCAATTGGATAATAATGTCAGGCAAGAACAATATCACTGGAGCTATCAAGTATCAACCAGTCAAAATGGAAGGACTCTGAAGATGATAGGGAGAATAAATTACCTGCAATGGATCCATGTTTGCAGTACTTTTGAAAAATCTATCCAAGAATGACCCATCAGCTGGAACAAGAGAAAAATGCAGACACAAAGGAAAAATCAACTACTGTCATGAAAACTAAAGGACATAATGAAAAAATCCAGAAAAACATTAAAATCACTGATTTGGTTCGGCCAGGTAAATATGTTCTTAATAGATCGCAAAATTTCAGAACACAATAGCCTTCAATCAAGGCAGCAGTAACGATGTCTACAACTGCCTAGTTTAAGGAGATGGTTGGTATCTACAAATGTCTCAATTTCCTCCATAAGTGTTATCCTCTTCAAAACTTAACATGTAGAACAACCTAGGTTCTTGGTAGTATTGGTATATAGAGCTGCTTAGTTTCAAGAAAGTGCGTAATGCAGTAGCTACTGCTCGGTTAGTTAGCTTCCAGACCATTGGCCCAATCATAATTAGGCCAATATGGTTCTAATTGAAATGTCAATTGTAATACACGATTcatgaaataataataataataataataataacccttaaatgataaaaaaatagtCCCACTATTTATATTGGGTAACAAAATCCTATCACTTTATTAGTTTTGGGAATCTTAATGTGCCTATGCTATTTCTAGGATAGAACAGTGTTGTTACTTGGTATCTCTTATACTTTCTCCTTTTTTGTTGTTCTACAGTCTTTCTATCCATTTTCAGCAGTCACAAACCTTCTTTGTTCTGTAAAAGTACAATTATTCTAAATCTCTATCATACTGAGCACCTCACTCACTACAAATTGTTACCAGAGCAAAATTCCACTCCATTCTTGTTCTCTCTTCAAATACGTGGTTAAAAATGCAGAACATGCATCTAAAGTTAAACCTTAGTTTCAACTCTCAAGATAATGAAGGCAATAAGAAGGTTTGAATCAGTTTTCAAAAGCGCGAACAGCTAGAATATATGATTACACCAAACTTGAATGTAAAAGGGAAACTAGTATGAGATAGAAACCCCAGTGTCTTCCTCAATTGGCTAGCATAGGCGTCCAAAGAAAACTAAGATTTCCAAGGCAGTAGCACATTTGCAGAAGTACAAAAACCTCGAACATATACTATTCAGCACCACGATTAAGTTACTCGTGAGCAATGAGTACACTACCATGATGGTGAATGCATATCTAACATGCATCTCTACTATAATAAAGCCAGGCAGGGGAAAGTACCAAGTTTGATCTCTGAAGTGATGTTTCCAACAGCATGAAGGAGTCCAATAGTTCCACAAGCATTGCCCACGGTTTGTTTCATGAAATAAACATTACCTTTGGTTTCCTACAACCAGAATTGGATGCAAAATAATTTCACATAActccggaaaaaaaaaaacaatctgtTATCACAAATTAGTAATTCATGAGAAACATTAGAAATGTCAAAGTACAAAATATACAAGATATACCTCCTGGATGTGAGTGTAAATAGATGCATAGATAGAATTAGAATAGAAGGTCAATATTCATACATGTCATCTAATTAAATTCCCTTGCACTTACCCGTTTATCATCTAACTGTTTCATTCTCTCCTCTTCAGTCTGAAAAGGATATAAAATTTCCTCAAGTCAGGAGACAAACATACTTCCATATTGTGTAACGAAACAGATAGCTGAAAAGACCTCAagttttaaataattatagcCATCCACAAATTTAAATATTcgaaaaacattaaaaaaaaaattggaggaAGAACCTTAGGGGTTAAAGGATAAAGAAACAGCACAGCAAGTACAGGCTTTGGAACCATTTCTAAGAGTTCTCCATCTAAACCGTAAACGTCATAGCATTCTGCGTCATCCTCTTGAAGACCCAGTCCCCAAAGAAACTGCATTTCAAAGTTAAGATAAacacataaaataaaaaagttatGACAAAACAGTAACGAGAATCATGAACTCATATTAGTCATATAGCCCAGAATAGGAGAGAGACTCGACATGGTGCTCATGGAACTCCCCGTAATGCATCATTGCTTTCTCAGGAATCCgatgatttaacaatgaaGCTACTGTACGCAATTTCCTTAACTAAAAAGTCTGTCCTAATAGGCCGAATACTTTCTCTCTTGACATCATAGCTCATACAAAATCAACATCATCCACCAAACTTACAGAAACTATCTAATCTAAGTTTCTATAGAAACCTGTCAAATTCATAACCAATGGTAGAGCCCAAGGCTTGCATTTCTTCTCTTTAGCTATCTAAACAAGTCCAAGTTCCTATCAACAAGAGTCTTTAAGTAATCCCAAACTAACAGATACTGATCTTGTTAAACCTTCGTCCACGTTTTTCCCAGAAGAATCACAACTCACAAATTTccacatcaaaatcaaatattcgTTCTGGGTTTAcaaaagtttcaatctttattGAGAAATACAAATGAAAGCATGATAGAAAAACTAAGAGAGCAGATAATGAAGAGGGATTGAGATATCTGAACCTGGTTCATAACATCGGGATTAGCTTCAAGAGGAAGCCATCTCTTAGCGGACTGGGTTCTGTACGAAGAAGCCATAGATTCTCCGATTCGATCTCTGCTGTTTTCTCTCTTAGACTTGTTGTTGTTAGTTGTTATGTTGGTATGGAAACTCCGGTTTATATATAGGTTTTGGGTAGTGGGCATCAACTTTCAACTAGTCACTCCCATCATCTTtttccacttttttttttgttacaatcatctttttccttttctattctcttttacttattttctttggtgaatgaaTACCTATTAGGCTATTATCATCACAAGCCGCCTAACATCCGTTCAGACGCTTTATTTTGCGACCTTTTTGCCTGCTTAGGCACTTTTCTTTCGACTGTCTTGCCCGTCTAGGCGTCCATCTAGCACGGCTAAGAGCATCTCCGTTGATAGCATGTGTTTAGATTTGAATTTGGCAGCTCCTTTTACTCACATCTGACCTTCAATCCAACAACcaaatatttatattaattaattacctTGATATGGAtaaagaggaagaaaaagGGAGGAAGAGAGATAGAAGACAAAgagaaataataataaaagaattaaCTACAACTTTTAGagatgtcaaatttgacaccCGATTAGAGGATGCCAAATCCACATCAGATTTTAGCTACTCAGTTGAAAGGATTACAAATGTCTTTTATTTATGTTGGCACTCCACATGGATTTCTCATCTCCATTAGAGATATTATAAGCGTTTTATTTTATACCGTTTATCCCGTCTAGGCAGTTTCTATAACATTGggtaaattaaatagaaatttAGATATAAACCCAATAATGTTAAGCCTCAACTAAAATAAACCCAtgcacattttttttttcattttatatcCATTTCACATAAGCAAACTTACCATATTTAGCGTATGTTTATAATTAATAGTGTTTTACATTTTTCGTGTCACTAATTTGCCATTATGGTATGTTTCTCAAAATTAGcatcaatttaaatttcaaacagtaaagttgaatttaactttatatatcattaatattacattcttaatttcttaccTTATTTTGTATTTTCATTACACTTGATTGTATATATACTCTATATAGAAAAGTATTCcatttgtaatagattagTAGCTAGCTAGATATTTCTGAGTAAAATTTCAGTTCTTTTAAAAGATGAAAAGAGACTTTGATTAGAATATGCAGAAAGTATGctatgttctttttcttgccTTCAATCCATAGTACTTCTTGCATGCATCTCTATGAGATGATTTAAGAAATAtttggaaacaaaagaaggagATTGAAGCAGATGAAGAATTGGTAAAAGAGTTGGGACATTGATGTCTATGTGTACTACAAAGTACACAATTTTGTTATTTGACAGTTTATTCTCTATATGGTAGGTATGTTATTATTTCATGTCTAAACCTGAACGACATAACTTTTTTTTACTCTCAAAATTACATAATCTACGTATAACCAAGTACTCAAGACTTGAGTAACTTAATGTTCAACCTAAAGAAAATGATAACAATAGTATATATCTATACCACAATCATAGGCataatttagaataaaacCTAGCTAATAGGTACAATCAAAATACGAGTAATATATAGGTAAACTATGTGAAACTCAAGTTACTTGATacttagagcatctccaacaagcctactcaatttttttaaagtcaaatttgaatttgacatGTGTGTTGgcaattttgaaatttgacaTTTTATTGATTGTTCTACTCCAACTAAACTGTCAAAACTCTTGGTTTAAAACTTGAAATTGTTAGTTTTTTTTGGGCAACCTCATTTCTTTTTCATGGTTTCCTTCATTTCATCTTCCTTTTATTTCTCAAGCCTCAAGGTATTCAATACTTGCCCAGTTTCTTTCTCATCTTCCTTTTATTTCTCTCAGTAATGAAACTGCCCATAGACAATTCTTTTGATCTTCCCAAATATTGATCAATTGAAAGATCAATATGCATAACCATATGAAAATCAAGATCTCACAATTCAGTTCCACCAAATCATGCCCCAAATAAATCCagatttcaaaattaaatCCCACCAAATTACACCCATAATAGATTCACTTGTAGTCTCCAACCGTGCTTGGTCTCTATCCAAGCTCCAGAGAGTCCAGACCATATTGATCAACACGTACTCTTCCCAAATCAATATGTCGTTATCAAGTTCTCATTGGAATAAAATCCTCAACTCTTCCCAAATCAAGCCCAGATCGAGTTCGTTTGAATTATGCATTTTTCTCTAGATTTACCGCCTCCACTCTCCTTCATTAAGTGGTTGTTATGATAAGAGAAGAAAGAATgcagaagagagaagaaagaaagaaacaataaAATATCATTTGACAGTTTCCTTTCGtaatgtcaaatttgacactGCCCTCTCAATGTCAAAACCACGTTGAATTTGACATTGCCACATCATATTTAACATTATTGTTGGAGAGGTTCATAATTGTCAAAATTAACCGTTGGATATTCCACCTATCATTTGACAGTTTTGTTGGAGTTTCTCTTACacaactaatatatatatatatatatatatatatatatttatttatatattcaacCCTCGTCCAATGAGGGatccatttttttgttttaaaaaggGATAGCTCATTCACCAACCtttcgattacattttcacatctccaccgttcaacttttagagtctaatgtgtagatcacctctgtaaaatttcagccaaaatggtGATTGTTAAAGTCTCAAACGTGGTGAAAGCAATGAACACACATTGTCaaacctgaaccgttcatgtttataagtttaatttccaattttaAATGCCTTAAACACCTCTATTTTTGCTGAAATTGTACAGaggtgatctacacattatactctaaaagttgaacggtggagctgtgaaaatgtaatcgaaaagttggtgaaTGAGCTATCCATTTTTTAAACCAAAAAAACGGATCCCTCACTAGAAGGaccttgtatatatattatcatatTTATGATTACATATTATGTATAGATAATGAATTCTCTTTCACTTACCAAATTTTTTGTTATAAATTTATAGAAACAATGCATGATTCTAGccataataattaaattgaaaacaacaaaataattaaCATTATAAGAAACTAATAATTAAGGTATTTATGACATTGAGTTAATTAAGCATTTTTATAATGTTAATGTTATAATTATATAGTGGTACTTTGTAAATATTACAAAAGTTAGGACATAAAATGTATCATAGTTAGCACATTTAGGTTTGGAAATATATGCTGTTTCATCTGGGCTGTTGTTAAAAACCTCAGTTGCGAATTGAAAGAAACTTAGTGTGCCATGACTACAGCAGCAGCTTCTTGATTAAATCCAGCAATTATGTCCTACAGGCTTCCAGTACCGGATTGTGAGACGAACTATCATCTGACCACTATATGCTGATAACATGTTTTTCTCTGGAAGCAGGATTAATTGCTGGTTGGTTGAACAGTAGCAACTGGAATTTCCTACTTCACAATTTTAAATGTTAGACATAATTACATAAAGATGTACAGCAATACAGGGACACTCATCTTCGACAAACTCACGCTACCCTGGCCAATTACTTTCCAGGGAAACACATGATCTTAATTTCAAGGAGTTATATGGAAACCTACTGGATCATTATCACATCAGGGATTTTGTTACGTACAATTGAGATTACAGAAATTTGCTTTCAGATAGATAAAAGCAATATATTCTGTTTTATATAAATGTTTGGCAATCCATTTCTCATGCTAAGTTAACAACAAAACAAGCAACCAGAAGTGATCAAACAAAACAGTATCTGCAAAGCATAATGCAACTGAAGGGAAAATGTACATATGAACTAATTAATGAACCTAACCAGCAGACATtatcaaatttaattttcaataaaGGTGGACACACACTATTTGCAGTTCAATTTAGCATACTCGCATATATTCTAACCACAATaattaggcctcatcatttagcacgcggaggcccgcaagcccgatggaTTTTTACCTGGCCCGGCCTGCGAGAAAGGCCGCCAAAGCCCGATTTCGTGGGTAGATGACCGAACTTAGTTTA containing:
- the LOC126793692 gene encoding oleosin L-like; this encodes MAEIHKTQHNLPHQVAKASTALALGGSLSVLSGLTLTAVIIGLTAVTPLLVIFSPVLVAATIGILLLAASLLSSGGLGVMAAFVFYWLHSYLAGKHPVGADMLDQVVAKLASGARGIKDRASQTGQHLIKSSEHDG
- the LOC126793686 gene encoding ubiquitin carboxyl-terminal hydrolase 3 — protein: MASSYRTQSAKRWLPLEANPDVMNQFLWGLGLQEDDAECYDVYGLDGELLEMVPKPVLAVLFLYPLTPKTEEERMKQLDDKRETKGNVYFMKQTVGNACGTIGLLHAVGNITSEIKLADGSFLDRFFKSTANMDPLQRAAFLENDNEMEVAHSVAATAGDTEASDDVDTHFICYACVDGELYELDGRKSGPISHGPSSPNTLLQDAAKVIQGVIQKNPESLNFNVIAISKKSGGFS